The genomic segment TGGAGGGGCCGCAGGAGCGCTTCACGCTGGGGACCGTGCGGGAGGGGGGGTTGCAGGTGCAGTTCGGTGGAACGTGGGCGGGGCTGGCGGAGGAGGAGCCGGAGATGTGGCGGGTGGTTCAGGAGGTGGTAGGAGGGGTGTAGGGGCCAGGTGCCTTGATTCGGTTTTCCCCCACCCCCAGCCCCTCCCCCCAGAGGGGGCAGGGGAGCAGCGCTGCGCTGGGCAAAGGTCGTCCCCCCATGTTCCGGCCTTGCTTGCCCCGTCCCCGTGTCCCCCTCCACGCCATCCTTTGCCTAACTGGCGGCCTCGGCGCTGACGCGCCGAACGGCTCGTCTGCCTGGAACTTGAGCCCGCGAGGTGGGGACGTTGAGGACGGCGGACACAGGGAAAAGACGGCTTTTGCCAGAGCAGAGCGGTGTCCACTCCTCCCCCCTTGTGGGGGAGGGCCTTGCGCAGCAAGGGGAGGGGGGTGGCCAGCGCAGCTTGCCCTCCTGCCACACCCCAGCGCTCCCACTCCCCACCGACTACACTCCCCCCATGCCCCCCACTCCCTCCGCGCCGCCCGTCTGGGGCGTTCTCCTCGCCGCCGGACGGGGGAGCCGGATGGGGCGGCCCAAACCGCTGGTGCCCCTGGGTGGGCGTCCCTTGATCGCGCACGCGGCGGCAGCGCTCGCGGCGGGAGGCTATGACGGCTTGCTCGCGGTGGTGCCCCCAGGCGGGGTGGGGGAGGGGGTGCGGGCGGCGCTGGCGGAGTGGCCCTTCGCGGTCGTGGTCAATCCACAGCCGGAGCGGGGGCTGTCGTCCTCCTTCCGGGTGGCGCTGGGGGCGCTCCCGCCGGGGGTGGGGGCGGCAGCCTTCGCGTTGGCGGATATGCCGCTGGTGACGGCAGACACGCACCGGGCGCTCGTCTCGGCGTTTCGGGCGACCGGAGCGCCCCTCGTGCTCACCCGCTATGGGGAGGGTTCGGAGGCCGTCCACGCCCCACCCCACCTCCTGGGCGCCGACCTCTGGCCGGGGGTCCTCGCCCTCCCCGACGCCGACCACGGCCCCCGCGCGGTGCTACGGGCACACGGGGCACACGCGGTGTATGTGGACGTGCCCGCCGATCAACTTCTCGACGTGGACACACCGGAGGCCCTGGCCCAGGCCGAGGCCCGGTTCAGTCCTCCCCCGCGTCCCCCACGCTGAGCAAACGGGCCAGCTCCGGAAACAGCTCGCGCACCCGCTCCTGGGCTTTGTTACGGGCCACTTCCTCCCGCGCGATCAACCGGGCACGTTCGTAGCGAAGCAGGTCAGGGTCGCCGTGCAGCAACTCCAGCACGACCTCGGCGTCCTGAAAGCGGCCCAGGGCTTCGAGGGTGTCGGTCAGGACCGGGGGCACCTCGCCCAGCAGCGCGAGGGTGTAGCGGTAGCGCTTGAGGCGTTTGCGCCAGTCGTGCCACTGCTCGGCGTCGTGGGTGGCGAGCACCGCTTCCCCGGCGGCCAGCAGCCGCTTGCCGTCCTTGCGGATCAGGCGGCGGGCGCGGTCTTTCCAGCCGCGTTTCAGCTTGAAGGCAGGAGGTGGGTCCGGCCACTCGGTCGCCGCCAGCCGCGCGGCGCGGCGTTCGGCCCAGGTGCGGTCGAAGTAGGCGAGGGTGTCGCCCGGCACGTCCAGTTCGGTCAGCGCCTGACGCAGATGGTCCCCGGCCACGTCGTGGTCGCGCAGTGGAGCGGCGGCGCGGCGCAGGTCGCGCCAGGCCCGCTCGGTCTTCCCCCCGGCGTCGGCCACGCGCAGTTCGGCCTGGGCGCGGCGGGTGAGCTTGCGGGCGCGGTGGACGGCCTCGGGGTCCCCGGCCGTCAGGGCGTCCCACAGCGGGCGCAGCCGTCCGGCGGCCTCGCTGCGGCGGCTCACCGGGTCCCCCAGGGGGCGGGCAAACGCAGGCGTCGGTTCATGGGTGACCTCCAGTCCGGGCGGCGAGCCTCACGGGGAGCGCCTCCCCGAAGGTGGGATAGCGGCGGGCGGCGGCGGGGTCGCCCCGGCCTTCCAGCACGGTGACGGGGGGCGGGGCCGCCACGTCCTCCGGCCCCCGCACGGTCAGCAGCGCGACCCGGCCCGTCTCGTAGGCGCCCAGGTCGAGGTAGACGTGCCGCGCCAGCCGGGTGGGCGCCCGCACCGGGGTGTGCCCGTGGACGCTGTAGGTGACTCCCGGCGGCAGCGGAAACGGCCCCTCGAAGGGCCGCAGCCACAGCGCCGCCGACTCGGGGCTGGGGTACTGGCGGTGGGGGACGGGCGGGCTGGCGTGGGCGACGAGCACGCTGGGTTCGGTGGGGACCGCGCGGTGGACCTCCCCGTCCCCGGTCACGTACACCACCCGCGTCAGGGCGTCGAGGTACTCGGCCAGCCCGGTCGGAAAGGTCTCCAGCGTCAGCGCCCCCACCTCGCGGCGCACGCTCTCGCCGCCGTTGCCCATCCACCAGCGAAAGCCCTCCAGCGCCCGGCGGTAGTCGGCGGGGTCCTGCGAGGTCAAGTAGGCGCGGTACCACTGCAAGCCCTCCTGCGCCATGCGCTCGTGGTTGCCCATCAGGAGGGTGGCCCGCCCCGCCCGCGCGAGGTCCAGCAGAGCTTCGGCGCACCCCAGGCTCTCCGGCCCCCGGTCAATCGCGTCCCCCAGGCTCAGGAAATGGACCTGTGGCCCCCACTTGCGCTCCGCGTACTCCAGCGCCCCCTCCAGCAGGTCCAGCCGCCCGTGCAGGTCGGGCAGGATGACGACGGGGCGGGTCATCTCAGCGGTCCCCCGGCTCGTCGGCTCCCGGCTCATCCGCGAAGTCGAGGAGGGTCTGCTTGGAGCGTTCGCGCAACTCACGTGCTCCGGTGGGGTCAGGGGTAAAGGTGAGGTGCCCGGCCTCCCCGCCCACCCGGTACGCCGCGCCGTCGGCCACGCGGGGCAGCCACTCGGCGGGAAGGGCGTAGGTGCGGCCCCGGCTGTCTTCCACCTCGGCGAGGCCCGCGTCCTCGTCGAGCACGTCCACCACCAGCAGGTCGGCCCAGGGTCCAGTCATGGGGCGAGTGTAGAGCAGTTCTCAGGGATTCCGCCGTCGGGAAAAACACTCCCCAAGACTTCATTCGCCGCCTTGCTGCTCGGCCGTCTCTGGCTGCTTGGCCCCGCAGACGGCGCGTTGCAGGCAAAGCGGTCCTGGTGTCCTCTCCATCTTTTGACGGGTGCCCCTCTCACCCCCCGCCGGTAGCCTGAAGCCCATGAAGGCCCCTGACTCGCCCCCCGACCCCGGCCGCCGCCGCTTCCTGCGCGGGCTGTTGGGGGGCACGCTGGCGCTGGGGACCCTGGGGGGCGTGGGCGTGGCGCAGGCCTACGACTTCGGCACTGTGCGAGAGGAAGGCGCGTTGCCGGGGTTGGCCTCGCCGCTGCGGGTGGCCTTTCTGACCGACCTGCACTACGGCCTCTACATCTTCGAGCGGCAGATTCGCGCCTGGGTGGACACGGCGAACGCGGCCCGGCCCGACCTCGTGCTGCTGGGAGGGGACTTCTTGGACGTGCGCTCGGACGTCGACCCCGCCCCGTTGCTGGCCGAACTCGCGCGGCTGCGGGCGCCGCTGGGCGCCCACGCGGTGTGGGGCAACCACGACTACGGCTCCTTCGGGGCCTACGACCGGGGGGTGCTGGGACAGGGCATCCCAGGCTGGGCCGATCGCCGCGAGCAGGTGGCGGCGGCGTTTGCGGCGGCAGGCATCACGGTCCTGCGAAACGAAGGACGGGCCGTGCGCGATGACCTCTGGATCGGCGGCGTGGACGACCTGTGGCGCGGCGAGCCGGACGTGGCGGCGGCCCTGGCCGGAGCGGGGGAGGGGCAGGCCAGCGTGCTCCTCAGCCACAACCCCGACCTGCTGCCCGACCTGCCCCAGCGCGTCGGCCTGGTCCTGTCGGGCCACACCCACGGCGGCCAGATTCGGCTGCCGGTGGTGGGCGCTCCGGTCGTCCCCAGCCGTTACGGTCAGCGGTATGCGATGGGCTGGGTGCAGGGTGCCCACGGCACGCCGGGCTACGTCAGCCGGGGCCTGGGGGTCAGCGGGCTGCCGCTGCGGAACCTCTGCCCGCCGGAAGTCACGCTGCTCACGCTGCGGCCCGAATAAAGGATCACTCCCGGCCCCAGCCCACGACCAGCCTGACGTTCAGCTCCTCCAGCACCGTGTAGGGCGAGGTCCACGAGACGTGCGAGAGCAGGAAGTCCAGCACGGTGAATCCCAGTTCTGGCACGAACAGCACCCACAGCCCGACCGCCAGCGGCCGCAACGGCAGGGTTCGCAGCCGGGGCCACTGCCACCGCGCCAGGGCGGCCAGGACCAGGAAATAGACAGCCCAGTCCAGCAGCAGCGGCCCCAGGAACCAGTGCCACGCCGCGCTGCTGTAGGGATAGTCCATCTGGTGGGCCAGCGGAAACCCGTACTGGGTGAACACCACCTCCGGGCCGTCGTACCCACCCACAAAGACCCGGCGCTCCCAGGCTACTGTCACACCGTGCAACAGCAGCCACGAGAGCGGCAGCAGAACCGTCCAGCCCAGCCGTGCGAACGTCAAGGCATGGCCCCTGACGGCTGTCCGCTCAGGGCAGCGGGAAGCCCCCCATCCAGCCGTGAACCTCCGCCTTCACGTCCTCGCCCTTCAGCGCCCGGTCGATCAGGTCAGCGACCCTGGGCATGTCGGCTTCGGTCATGCCGCGCGTGGTCACCGCAGGCGTGCCGATGCGGATGCCGCCGCCATGCAGGATCTTTTCGGTGTCGTAGGGCAGGGTGGACTTGGAGATGGTGATGTGGTTGGCGTCGAGCCGCTTAGTCGCCTTGGTGCCGTTCAGCCCCTGGGGCCGCAGGTCCAGCAGGAAGAGGTGGTTGTCGGTGCCGCCCGACACGACCCGGTAGCCCCTGTCCACGAAGGCCTGCGCCAGCGCCTGCGCGTTCTTGATGACCTGCGCGGCGTATTCGCGGAACTCGGGCTGCAGCGCCTCGCCGAACGCGACCGCCTTGGCCGCGATCACGTGCTCCAGCGGGCCACCCTGGTAGCCGGGAAAGACGGCCCGGTCGATCTTGGCGCCCAGTTCCGGGTCGTTCGACAGGATGATCCCGCCACGCGGTCCCCGCAGCGTCTTGTGGGTCGTGGAGGCCACCACATGCGCGTGTGGCAGCGGATTGGGGTGCAGCCCCGCCGCGACCAGCCCGGCGATGTGCGCGATGTCCGCGAACAGGATCGCCCCCACCTCGTCGGCCACCGCACGGAAGGCCGCGAAGTCGATGGTGCGGCTGTAGGCGCTGGCCCCCGCGATGATCATCTTGGGCCGGTGCTCGTGGGCGAGGCGGCGCACTTCCTCCATGTCGATGCGCTCGGTCTCGGGGTTCACCTTGTAGCCGACGATCTGGTAGCGCAGCCCCGAGAAGTTCACCGGGTTGCCGTGCGTGAGGTGCCCCCCGTGCGAGAGGTCCATCCCCAGCACCACGTCGCCAGGCTGAATCAGCGCGTTGTACACCGCGAGGTTGGCGCTGCTGCCCGAGTGCGGCTGCACGTTGGCCCACGCCGCGCCGAACAACTCCTTCACCCGCTCGATGGCGAGCAGTTCGACCTGGTCCACGACCTCGCAGCCGCCGTACCAGCGCTTGCCGGGATAGCCTTCGGCGTACTTGTTCGTCAGGACGCTGCCCTGGGCGGCCCGCACCGCCGCCGAGGTGAAGTTCTCGGAGGCGATGAGTTCCAGCCCGTGCCGCTGGCGCTCGGCCTCCTGGTTGATCAGGTCGAAGAGGGCCGGGTCGTGCGCGGCCACGTCGGCGGCGGCCCCCGGCGTGGGGGCGGCGGTTTCGGCGGTGGTCATGCGGGTACGGTAACACCCCCTCCCCTGAGGAACGCGGGCGGTGTCTGTGCAGGGCAGACACGGGTCGGGGTCTTACAGGTCGCCCGCCAGCCAGCGCACCACGTTCTTTCCCAGCGCCGCGTTGCTGAGATTCGGCCAGTTGTTGTAGCTGCCCGTGCTGCCGTCCGAGTAGGTGTTGTCTCCGAAGGTGCTGCTGTCGCCCCACATCGCCACCCGGCCCGCACCCACCGTGTTCACCGCGAGGTAGGTCTTGCCGCCCGTGCCCATCAGCGCGGTGCCCCGCAGC from the Deinococcus sp. NW-56 genome contains:
- a CDS encoding NTP transferase domain-containing protein; protein product: MPPTPSAPPVWGVLLAAGRGSRMGRPKPLVPLGGRPLIAHAAAALAAGGYDGLLAVVPPGGVGEGVRAALAEWPFAVVVNPQPERGLSSSFRVALGALPPGVGAAAFALADMPLVTADTHRALVSAFRATGAPLVLTRYGEGSEAVHAPPHLLGADLWPGVLALPDADHGPRAVLRAHGAHAVYVDVPADQLLDVDTPEALAQAEARFSPPPRPPR
- a CDS encoding CHAD domain-containing protein, with protein sequence MSRRSEAAGRLRPLWDALTAGDPEAVHRARKLTRRAQAELRVADAGGKTERAWRDLRRAAAPLRDHDVAGDHLRQALTELDVPGDTLAYFDRTWAERRAARLAATEWPDPPPAFKLKRGWKDRARRLIRKDGKRLLAAGEAVLATHDAEQWHDWRKRLKRYRYTLALLGEVPPVLTDTLEALGRFQDAEVVLELLHGDPDLLRYERARLIAREEVARNKAQERVRELFPELARLLSVGDAGED
- a CDS encoding metallophosphoesterase yields the protein MTRPVVILPDLHGRLDLLEGALEYAERKWGPQVHFLSLGDAIDRGPESLGCAEALLDLARAGRATLLMGNHERMAQEGLQWYRAYLTSQDPADYRRALEGFRWWMGNGGESVRREVGALTLETFPTGLAEYLDALTRVVYVTGDGEVHRAVPTEPSVLVAHASPPVPHRQYPSPESAALWLRPFEGPFPLPPGVTYSVHGHTPVRAPTRLARHVYLDLGAYETGRVALLTVRGPEDVAAPPPVTVLEGRGDPAAARRYPTFGEALPVRLAARTGGHP
- a CDS encoding metallophosphoesterase, which encodes MKAPDSPPDPGRRRFLRGLLGGTLALGTLGGVGVAQAYDFGTVREEGALPGLASPLRVAFLTDLHYGLYIFERQIRAWVDTANAARPDLVLLGGDFLDVRSDVDPAPLLAELARLRAPLGAHAVWGNHDYGSFGAYDRGVLGQGIPGWADRREQVAAAFAAAGITVLRNEGRAVRDDLWIGGVDDLWRGEPDVAAALAGAGEGQASVLLSHNPDLLPDLPQRVGLVLSGHTHGGQIRLPVVGAPVVPSRYGQRYAMGWVQGAHGTPGYVSRGLGVSGLPLRNLCPPEVTLLTLRPE
- the glyA gene encoding serine hydroxymethyltransferase translates to MTTAETAAPTPGAAADVAAHDPALFDLINQEAERQRHGLELIASENFTSAAVRAAQGSVLTNKYAEGYPGKRWYGGCEVVDQVELLAIERVKELFGAAWANVQPHSGSSANLAVYNALIQPGDVVLGMDLSHGGHLTHGNPVNFSGLRYQIVGYKVNPETERIDMEEVRRLAHEHRPKMIIAGASAYSRTIDFAAFRAVADEVGAILFADIAHIAGLVAAGLHPNPLPHAHVVASTTHKTLRGPRGGIILSNDPELGAKIDRAVFPGYQGGPLEHVIAAKAVAFGEALQPEFREYAAQVIKNAQALAQAFVDRGYRVVSGGTDNHLFLLDLRPQGLNGTKATKRLDANHITISKSTLPYDTEKILHGGGIRIGTPAVTTRGMTEADMPRVADLIDRALKGEDVKAEVHGWMGGFPLP